A DNA window from Cobetia marina contains the following coding sequences:
- a CDS encoding sugar ABC transporter substrate-binding protein yields MNHANSHAHPVPVHPRTGKPRHETSRFRRITAGIVTALLAASAANAVWAADSERYVMITHGQNSDPFWSIVKRGADDAAQALGVKVEYRAPSTFDMAKMAQLLDAAVASQPDGLIISLTDADALGKGIKNAVDQKIPVITINSGGDKSKDVGARLHIGQSEYEAGRAAAERMMDSGAKHGLCINQEQGNVGLDARCAGFIEGFDGSADELATSTDPTEIKNSLVAYLNQHSEIDSILALGPLSSEPMLKAMQEAGATQKFQLGTFDLSPDILAAVQAGEMNFAIDQQQYLQGYLPVVFMHQYHLHGLMPAGDVATGPGFVTAENAGQVIELSEQGIR; encoded by the coding sequence ATGAACCACGCCAATTCACACGCTCATCCAGTTCCAGTCCATCCCCGTACCGGAAAGCCCCGCCACGAAACGTCCCGCTTTCGTCGCATCACCGCCGGCATCGTCACGGCTCTGCTGGCAGCCTCAGCCGCCAATGCCGTGTGGGCAGCGGACTCCGAGCGCTATGTCATGATCACCCATGGACAGAACTCCGACCCTTTCTGGTCCATCGTCAAACGCGGTGCGGATGATGCTGCCCAGGCGCTTGGGGTCAAGGTCGAGTATCGCGCTCCCTCCACCTTTGACATGGCCAAGATGGCGCAATTGCTGGATGCCGCAGTGGCCTCTCAGCCCGATGGCCTGATCATTTCATTGACCGATGCCGATGCACTGGGCAAGGGCATCAAGAATGCGGTGGACCAGAAGATCCCCGTCATCACCATCAATTCCGGTGGCGACAAATCCAAGGACGTCGGTGCTCGCCTGCATATCGGTCAGAGCGAGTATGAGGCTGGGCGTGCTGCGGCTGAGCGCATGATGGACAGTGGTGCCAAGCACGGCCTGTGCATCAACCAGGAACAGGGCAACGTGGGGCTGGATGCGCGCTGTGCAGGCTTCATCGAGGGGTTTGACGGCAGTGCAGACGAGCTGGCGACCAGTACCGATCCGACCGAGATCAAGAATTCCCTGGTGGCATATCTCAATCAACACAGCGAGATCGACTCGATTCTGGCTCTGGGGCCCCTCAGCTCTGAACCCATGCTCAAGGCCATGCAGGAAGCCGGTGCCACCCAGAAATTCCAGCTCGGTACCTTCGATCTCTCTCCCGATATTCTCGCTGCCGTCCAGGCCGGGGAAATGAACTTTGCCATTGATCAGCAACAGTACCTGCAGGGCTATCTGCCGGTGGTCTTCATGCATCAGTACCACCTTCACGGTCTGATGCCGGCTGGCGATGTCGCCACAGGGCCGGGATTTGTCACCGCCGAGAATGCCGGTCAGGTCATCGAGCTGTCAGAGCAAGGCATTCGCTGA
- a CDS encoding ABC transporter permease, giving the protein MTDHAMSAVSETDDERLRRVHPLKAALKRPEFGAIAGTILVFAFFSAAASGTGMFSLAGILNFLEVSAQLGILAIAASLLMIGGEFDLSLGSMIGFAGILIAIPAVQYGWPLWLAITFAFASAVLIGWINGYLVMRTGLPSFIVTLGFLFILRGLAIGLTRWTTGRTQVGGIQELADHDWLAPLFSGEVFTGLFSWMAAQGWIATNFAGNPSVTGVPISIVWWIVLAIAATWLLLYTRFGNWIFACGGDVNAARNVGVPVMKVKIVLFIFTAVAATIFACLQVMDTGSADTTRGLLKELEAIIAVVIGGALLTGGYGSAVGAVFGALIFGTVQMGIFYTGVNTDWFKVFLGAMLLIAVLFNNYVRKKALEAK; this is encoded by the coding sequence ATGACCGATCACGCCATGAGCGCTGTTTCAGAGACGGATGACGAGCGCCTCCGTCGCGTTCACCCCTTGAAAGCCGCACTGAAACGCCCCGAATTCGGTGCCATTGCCGGCACTATTCTGGTATTTGCCTTCTTCTCTGCCGCGGCCTCAGGGACCGGGATGTTCAGCCTGGCAGGCATACTCAACTTTCTGGAGGTCTCCGCTCAGCTGGGGATCCTGGCCATCGCGGCGTCATTGCTGATGATCGGAGGGGAGTTCGATCTTTCCCTTGGCTCCATGATCGGCTTTGCCGGCATCCTGATCGCCATCCCTGCCGTTCAATACGGTTGGCCACTCTGGTTGGCCATCACCTTCGCCTTTGCCAGCGCCGTGCTGATCGGCTGGATCAACGGCTATCTGGTGATGCGCACCGGCCTGCCCTCCTTCATCGTGACCCTGGGGTTCCTGTTCATTCTTCGTGGCCTGGCCATTGGCCTGACGCGCTGGACGACCGGCCGCACTCAAGTCGGGGGCATTCAGGAACTGGCGGATCACGATTGGCTGGCCCCGCTCTTCTCCGGCGAGGTATTCACCGGCCTCTTCAGCTGGATGGCGGCGCAGGGCTGGATCGCGACCAACTTCGCGGGCAACCCTAGCGTCACGGGTGTACCGATCTCCATCGTCTGGTGGATCGTGCTGGCCATCGCCGCGACCTGGCTGCTGCTCTACACGCGATTCGGCAACTGGATCTTCGCGTGTGGCGGCGACGTGAATGCCGCTCGCAACGTCGGCGTCCCGGTCATGAAGGTCAAGATCGTGCTGTTCATCTTCACGGCTGTCGCCGCCACCATCTTTGCCTGCCTGCAGGTGATGGATACGGGGTCGGCTGACACGACGCGCGGACTGCTCAAGGAACTGGAAGCCATCATTGCCGTGGTCATCGGCGGCGCTCTGCTTACCGGCGGCTATGGGTCTGCCGTAGGGGCCGTCTTCGGTGCGCTTATCTTCGGCACGGTCCAGATGGGCATCTTCTACACCGGGGTCAACACTGACTGGTTCAAGGTCTTTCTCGGCGCCATGCTCCTGATCGCGGTGCTGTTCAACAACTACGTGCGCAAGAAAGCCCTGGAGGCCAAGTGA
- a CDS encoding ATP-binding cassette domain-containing protein, which produces MQAVDKHFGNVVALSDISLKVYAGEVMCLLGDNGAGKSTLIKTLSGVHAPTHGELLLEGTPANFTTPGQALDAGIATVFQDLAMIPLMSITRNFFMGREPTKGVGLFKRVDWAFADRVAREEMAKIGIDVRDPSQPVGTLSGGERQCVAIARAVYFGAKVLILDEPTSALGVKQASKVLRYIAQARNRGLGVIFITHNVHHAYPIGDAFTLLKRGTSLGSWRKEDITREEVLNMMAGGEEMASLDAELAEFQRMDAATVA; this is translated from the coding sequence ATGCAGGCCGTCGACAAGCACTTCGGCAATGTGGTCGCTCTCTCCGACATTTCGCTGAAAGTGTACGCAGGCGAAGTCATGTGCCTGCTGGGCGACAATGGCGCCGGCAAGTCCACCCTCATCAAGACCCTGTCAGGGGTACATGCCCCGACCCACGGTGAGCTGCTGCTCGAGGGCACCCCTGCCAACTTCACGACACCAGGTCAGGCGCTTGATGCCGGCATCGCGACGGTCTTTCAGGATCTGGCGATGATTCCCCTGATGTCGATCACCCGCAACTTCTTCATGGGACGTGAGCCCACCAAGGGGGTTGGCCTCTTCAAACGTGTCGACTGGGCATTCGCTGACCGTGTCGCGCGGGAGGAAATGGCCAAGATCGGGATCGATGTCCGCGATCCGTCCCAGCCGGTGGGTACCCTGTCCGGTGGTGAGCGTCAGTGCGTGGCGATCGCAAGGGCCGTCTACTTCGGTGCCAAGGTGCTCATTCTTGACGAGCCGACCTCGGCACTGGGGGTCAAGCAGGCGTCCAAGGTGCTGCGCTATATCGCACAGGCTCGCAATCGAGGGCTCGGGGTCATCTTCATCACGCACAACGTTCATCATGCCTATCCCATCGGCGATGCGTTCACCCTGCTCAAGCGCGGTACCTCTCTGGGTAGCTGGCGCAAGGAAGACATCACGCGGGAGGAAGTGCTCAACATGATGGCCGGCGGCGAGGAAATGGCCAGCCTGGATGCGGAACTGGCGGAATTCCAGCGGATGGACGCCGCCACGGTGGCCTGA